The sequence below is a genomic window from Etheostoma cragini isolate CJK2018 chromosome 20, CSU_Ecrag_1.0, whole genome shotgun sequence.
GTTACGTAAAAGCCACCATGCATGACCAGCACATCCACTAAGCAGCAGTTGTTGAATGTTATTGAAGCTTAAGCTTACATTAGCTGCTCTCTTCTGCTTTTTATTGGATTTGGGAAGTAACTCCAGCCAACCTAATCCAAGATAGTGTTAAACACTGTCACTTCCTTTCACTGTTTTCTACATAAATTTGACCTACTTTTTGCCTGGGACATTCAGCTAAGCCTCAgtcttttaacaaaaaatatagcCATAAAGTTATGTACATATTCAAGACTCCCTTTTACAgagattgttttttcaaaaagggGTCTGCTGGAATCAATAAAAGTCAGGCGGAGACAGAATTTTCAAGCAACTCACGGAGCTAGCTTAATTACCTAGCTAGCTACACTAATTAAACCAGATAGGGACATTTCAGCTAGCTTAAAATGCAAAGCCTGCTTTTGTTTACCTCTGTATGAAATTGAGAACCCattttgttacaaaaataactatgaatttttatagTAAATCTACCACAGATATCAATGTAAACTGCACTTATGCGCTGCGAGAACAGAAAGCTGGTCAATTTAGTAGGCTACCCACGATTCTGCAGCGTAGGACTGGACTCAGTTTCCTCTCACTTGTTATGTGagtgtttatacagtatatgagtgAGAAGGCAGTGTTATTGTGTGAGGAAGCCTAAATGCTGCTGTgataaatactgtgtgtgtgtgtgtgtgtgtgtgtgtgtgtgtgtgtgtgtgtgtgtgtgtgtgtgcgtgtgtgtgtgtctttttgtgtgagATTCATTACCTCAGACTCATTACAGCAAAACACATCAGAGGCTCTGTAGAAATCTTTATCCAAGTCAGGAATGGCCGGTGCTGGGTTGAATATTGTCTTCACTGTAACAAAGAACAGGCAGTAATCCATATTATTGACCACAGGGTTAAACATTATAATCTATAGGTCACTCAGGATAGCATGCAATCATTACatggggttaaaaaaaaaaacagtgtttccaGTTATTCCCAGTTAAAGGGATACAATTGTGATAGTGTCCCTCACTGCCACATTTTACAATTGTGTGATGTTTCTTTTCCATTTGCTAAGCTTCACTGTCAATGTCTGACATTACCTTAATTAAACTTTCAATGGGAACAAAGGCTAGCGGGCTACCAGCGGGAATTGCTCTCGCAGGCAAAACTCAAGTGGATAAGTGTCTATAAAAAGGCACCTTTTAAACGATTAAATTAGCATTCCCTGGAAAAGAACactggagaaaaaagaaaacacttttgaaaACGGCCTCACATCCTGCAGCTTTTTGTGGGGCGCTGGAACCCCTGCAGTTATAggatggtgtttgtgtgtgtatgtgtgtgtgtgtcaacgtGATGCTGATAACCCTTTAtagcatgtgtgtctgtgtgtgggtgagacGAGTTGTGaccctttctctgtgtgttcagGAGCACAAGAGAgggtgagagcgagagagagagcaagagtgTTTGTCAGAAGTAATCCTCTGTACGTGTTGCACATCACTGTCTTATGCATATTCATGAGCCGAGAGCATTAATGCATCTAATACCAtgatttctgtgtatgtgtgaggatAAGCCCAGCTTGACGAAGCGATTAATTCTGATAGCTGTATACAAAATAAAGCttcatgcaagtgtgtgtgtgtatgtgtttgggaGTGAAATATATGTTCAATGTTGGTGACATCAAAGTCTGTTGTGCAAAAGTGTGCCtagttgtatgtgtgtatgtgtgtatgcgtgtgtgtgtgtgtgtgtgtgtgtgtgtgtgtgtgtgtgtgtgtgtgtgtgtgtgtgtgtgtttgcgtgggCACATAAGAGAGCAGCTGCGTGGGTTTGTACAGGGCTCTGGCCACCTGGCGCTTTGAGGTGGATGCTGGGCTGCTTGCTAGAAAAAGTGGAAATaacgtctctctctttcaacaCACTTATAGTcgatactgtatactgtatgtatacccACATGAGCCAAGGCCATGTCACCAAAACTTGACACAAGGCTCTTTCTGaatcctcttcttctctctctctctcttagtctctctctttctctctctctctctctctctctctttctcagtcaATCAAATTACACCTTGGTTTCCATCCCTTTGGTTTCCAAGACAAGTGCGACATCTCTGAATTCTGATGCCTCAGTTTTGCATAAAAGGACGGAGCTCTGTCTCCCCCTTTGCCTGTTGTCAGCACTCTTTGGGCCCTATTTTACCAATCTAGGTGGTCAATGCCgcaatcacttcccgctgcctcaagatagcaaaatgcccagaatgcacctgaacacacctccctgtaagaccagcacacccatgggtgcATATATGGGAGCAGGTGCATTTGTTATTTggttggtcttaaactagcaaataCACTTGTGTATTTTAAACTGTTAGCGGAAGCCATGACAAGAGCCAAGACGTTAGTCCGTCtctcaaagttttctttttcaaacttcCCTACCCTGTCTGTGTCACTCAGTTTCACACTAATTGGTTCCTACTGAAGAAGTAAATCTTTTAAGAAAGTAACCACAAACCTTTTTGTGACCTTTTCTGAATTTGTATTCAGTATGTAAGCGGTGTACAGTACAGCTTTATAACAACACACGTCAAACATCCTTGAGGTGCTCAGATTCTTACAATTCTGAACATTTAGAGTTCCATAGCAATTGACAAGACTCAATCTGCTGATGAGGACTGTGTCATACGCTCCAGAACCGCTTTTAACAACTCAGTCCCTCTCTTCCTATCAGAAGCGTAATCTGCTGTTTTTCCTCCCTTCCCTTGCcatattttttcaatgttcttcaGAAGCTCATGCATATCAAACATGTGATGCAAATTAAGCACAACAATGGGACGTGCCGAATATGGAAGCCTGACGGTGCTACTAATTGGAATAATTGTTATTGGAGTACTTTGGCTGCATTAACAGACAACCATCAGTCAGTTAGTGAAGCACTAACCACATGCTGTATGCCATGTAAacaggataaataaagtatcacTGAATCATGTAAAAGGCATACTCATGCAGTACTCAGACTATTGTGAATACTCATATTATTTGAAGCCAGGGACAGAACTGGTACAATGTTGTCTTCTACTATCCATTTGCCATCTGGGGCATGGTCACAGTGTTTGCGTCTAGCATGTAATTCCGGCTCTGATGTGAAATCCATAGGCCGGATGCTCATGAAGTATACATACAATGAGACTCCTGAGGATGGAAGCCTATCAATGTGCACGCAGGAGCAGCTTGTGTGAAATCCCTAATACAGTAATGCATGAGGGGATTTGCCTCTCTGATGCAAGGAGCTGCTACTGTGGACGTCACATTAACCAGTGTGTCGGTCTCAGGTTGCTTTGTTTTGCTCTCCAGGTGTTGGTtaaaccatacacacacacacacacacacacacacacacacacacagctgctgagaCAGATGTGGTAATCCTGGGATGTGTGCATACTGAGTCACGTCTGGCaggataatgtgtgtgtgtgtgtgtcatgactCTGGGCTTTTTTTGCACAGAGGTTCAAAGTCTGGTCGCACATGTGCTGGAAGAGCAGCCACAACAGTTCAGAAAGTACAGAAATACAGCAGTTTGTTGCTGTGGTTGATTTAAGATGAAAGGTGGATGAAAAACAAGGGCAGAGGGAAAACAGGGTGAGAAAGAGATCTCTCTCACACGcttacatgcatgcacactcacaaaataaatgagtcatcagtgagtgtgtgaaagGGCTTTAAGAGGCTCTAATTGCATCTGGTGTGAAATATAAAAGCGGCTTCTCGCTCGAAcaaggaagagggagaggaagacggAAGAGTCAAACTACACAACTCCTACTATTTCCTCAGTTctgcaatttaattttaattccaTTACCTTCTCATAAATGGTAGATGGCAAAACAGTATGCGTGCACATATGTATAGCTGTTAAAGAATTACACACAAGCAGAACAAACTCTTCTTGTTAGGTTATATATTGACAACTGTTTCTGAGAACTGGCATCTACAGTACGTGTGGCTTGATGGTGACATTTGCGTAATTTGAGTGTCGCTTCACCCCCGCGGTATTAAATCCTTGCTGCAAAACCCATTAACACCCATTCTCTCCAGAGAACTCCATTTGTGCAGAGCTCTGATGCGGCGGCATCGAGGTAGCATCTTTGCCAAGCATCTTCGCTCGCCTTGCCTCTCTCCTGGTGCCACATGCAGAGCCTAATCCCATGGTACGGCAGacacggtggggggggggctgggaaAGAGGGTGGCGCTCGGCAAGGCCATCTGGGTGTCCCATCTGCAACACGGTTATGGCTGCGACGCTTTCGTTCTGGCAGCCTTGCGAGCGATTACCGGCAACAGGCCCTGATGTCAGGAGCGAGAGGCTCCCCAGACGTCGCAAATGACGATGAGGCCCGCTAATAATAGGACGCTGTTAAAGATGATGAGCTCAGTAACCTGGTTATCACCAAAAAGGTGGAGGGAGGAACGGACAGGGGGAGGTGGCAGtctaaaaaaaggttttgtttatgCAGGACAACAAGTTCCCTGCTGGCTTTTCGTAATGTGTGTACAGCTGTAAATGTGAGCAGCAGGGATTCGTCAAACACtagtgaaaaacagaaaattacatttagccACTTCTTGCACTTCCCTTGATGCAGTGATATGAGTCAGTGTAGAAGTGgaatacaaacagaaacatgacttCAGATTTAGAAAGATCCTGTGGTGAGAAGTGTCAATGGACATTTTGATACTTTGTTGTTTGTCACTACTATAATCCATTGTAACACCATGCACATAGATTGACCACAGTTCTCATTCTCACTTAGGATCCAACATCTTACAGTCCCTATCAAGCCAACATGGGGTGATCCAGacgtaaaaacaacaacaatgttttatgaTGCTCTTTATGCTTTGTTTAACAGACAAATAAGAAGCGATATCAGTTGAATACAAACAACTTTTAATCTaaaaattacatgtaatttgtAAGGTCAAACAAAAGAGTAAATGAGCCTTGGAAGACCGTGTTTACCACagttgatgaaaaagaaaaaatatataatacaaatCTAACCCCCTGTTCTGTATTACATAAGAATGACattattatactttttcaaactcTCTTAATCTTCTATACTTTTTAAGTATACATCATTTTCTCTCTGACTTCAGAGGAACCTGCACAGGTGCTCTGGACACGTGTTCAGTACACTGACACTGACTGACCTTTGTTTTCCTGAGCCATGCGTAGTGCCTGCAAGGATGTCTGCGGGCTGACCTCCAGCTGGCACACCAGAACTTTTGCATGACTGATGGCTGGAAGAGCTTTCTGCAGCTCCTCACTGCTCAGCAGCATGTTGGCACCGGCCACGATCACAATGGCATTCTCACCTGGACACCAAAAGAGACGTGTAAGGATACAACGGCCACTGAATGCTGACTTTGAGAATCCATGAAAAGTCTCTAGTCCATAAATAGGGTTAAATTGGGGATATGTGATGTAATAAAATGTGGTGACTCACTGAGCATTATAGTTTGGACCTTTTCACATTGATGCAAAATTCCATTTGCACATTGTTTTACGGGTGAGGTGACAATTTCTCTCAACCTCTCAATTAGCCCCTTTCAGTCAGACCTCTGTCTTCATCCAAAAAATTGACTTCAAACCTTTCACTGTAAATGAGGTATGCGGATGTACTTCTTGACTATGTTAAATGGTGAAAAAGGGATTCAAATCCAAGAGGGCATCCACGTATCATGGGAGCTCAACTAACAGTATTTGCTACATGACAGTAATTGTTCTGTGTTATGTGGAAAGCTTTTGATCTTTGCTGATTGGAACCTGTGGATTGTCaacatggtttgtgtgtgtgtgtgtgtgtgtgtgtgtctggtgacCACTTGAACAGTCGTGATTCGATGGCGGAACTAAATGCATGGGCatccagcgtgtgtgtgtttctgtttgtgtgtagaagtgagaaagagagtgcCGATAGCACATGCAATTTTGGTTGTGCATGTATGAGGCCATTTCTACAACTCAAAGCTTGTTGATCAGGGTGCTGGCGTGTGGCAAAAGCATTTACCTGCATCGTTGACAATGATGGAGGCAGCTCCTGTGGCTGCGTCAGAGGTCTGCCCTACAAAgtctgagacagagaggaatGCGAACGGTGCAAAACAGAGTTTGAAAGCATGTCTTTTATCAACACTTCTCTGAAAACCCCCAGATGTCACCATAGTAACCACTACTGATTGCTTAGAATGCATTTGGCTCAATGTTTGGACTAAAAAGAGATCTGAAAAACATCTGAAGTCTGATATGTGCACTGAGCCCAAATTTTTTAACAATCCAAGTGGTTTACAACCATTGGTCTTACCAATAGAGCAACCTTAAAGTATATCCAAAAGCCTTGAGTAACTAAAAATAAAGGATTGCTCTAGATTTGAACTTTTTCACATGCAACGTGGACATGGCAACCAATATGGCATGTAcagtaatgcaaaaaaatgtaatgctaaAAAAGAGTACCTGTGTGTACCCCATGGTCCTTGAAGTTCTGAATGTAATTGTCTCCAAAGAAGTCTTTACCAACCTAGAAAAGATTGAAGGCAAAAAACGATTACAACAAAGAGAGTGTCAGCGGGGTCAGACTTGGTTAGCGGCAACTTTTGAAAAGTGGTATACTCAAACCTCAGTTGGGTTGGATTTTCGTGTGCCCTGCCAGCATACTGGCATGGTGCCGCCGCCGAAAATGTGCAAAAACGAACACACAAAGTCAACAAACGCACACGCGCAAACACACGGCCAGCTGCGCCAAGCCTTGAAGACACGTTAACCCCTTCTTCACGCCTCTTCATGCACACCTCGCTTTcgttttctttccctccttcccctctTTCCCTGAACCGCATAGGGATGTCCACATCTGTAGCTACTTTGGGTTGTAGAAGGGGTCCCCACCTTGCCCCGAGGCGCCTACTTCGAACCCACGCTTTCCAAAAAACGTGCCAAAACTCGGGCACTTCTAGCTGCCTTGGATAATGGGTTGGGCTGGTATGGGCTGCTTGGCCCCATTCTCTGTGAAGAGCGGCCTTCCGTCTTGGATGTTTTTGACAAGCCCGGATGTCTATTTTTGGGTTCTCCCCATGCCCGGAGAGCTCCTCCCGCACTGGGTTGTTATCGATCGGGCCTCTTTGTTCTGACAGAGGTGGGACTTCGGTGCTTTAGCGCTCAGGTTGAAAGGCCACACTGAGCTTACTGATTGGAGACTCTGGGTTGTATGGTATGGGAATAGGCTTGTTTGAAGCCACGCAAGCGTGGGTGGGCGTATGCATGTGGTATAGTATTGATCAAGAGAAAATGAGGCATGGAGAGTTGATGCGGTGAAATGACTTAACTGTGAACGAagctatgagttttttttcgGAGTTGTTAACTGGCTGGTGGATTATGGTAGCTGATTATTTGTCCTGAGTAAGACACAGATGAGCCAAACATTGGACAAGTAAGAACTTGATCATGCTAGGCTCAGAACTGACACTGTGAACACACTCTATAGCACAGCAGCAGCGCATGCTAATGGGATTTTGAGTGTCATACCTTGCAGACCATAGCGGTTTTGGCCCCCAGTTTTGCAGCCTGTATGCACTGGTTGGCCCCTTTCCCTCCAAAGCCAATGAAGAACTTGTGACCATGGATGGTTTCCCCGGCTTTGGGTAGCCTTGGTGCCTGGCTGAAGGAAACAATAAGCACAATTTTAAGAAgttatattcacatttaaaatgtttctattttgagGATGAAGATGTAAGAATCAGAAATGGTTTATTGCAAAGTATGGTTGCACTTGCAATGACCATACAAGGAATTTAAATTGGCAAGGATGTGGTGcataacaataaacaataaagacataacataaattaaacaaataagaaCATTTACAAAGGAGTCCCCTCATAATGAAATGTTCGGCTTTGCTTTTTCCACCtcaaaaattttaaaatgttccaacaaactttgaaaaacaaaactcagtTTATTTGGCGGTGCAAGATCTTTGTTGAAACCAAGGACTAAGGGAAGATTTCATAATGTGAAGATAACTCTACAGGGCTGTACATTTTATCACtggaaaatgtgcaaaacacacaaagattaGGTTTCTGGGTAGTCTTGGGGTTATATCTTTTGGTCTTGCAATCAATACAGAAATGAATAGAGCatagaacccccccccccccacccctggaAACACATACACCAGTTTTCCATACTTAAACACAAGAGCATTAATAAAACACAGGCAGAAGATGGAGTTTGATATTGCTTCATCGTTTTTAGAAGCATTAGATATTTAACCAAGAATTTAGTCAGTTAAGCCCATGCAAGTATCTTTACATTTACAAGTGATGCAACCAGTGAAACCCATAGATGTCTCAACTTGACACTGTCCGCACCAGTAATGCCTGACTCATCAGGGGTTGGGTAAAGTCCTGCCCATCCCCTCAAGTTTGATATGCCACAGGTGGGTGCCCTCAGGAGGAGCTGTCTGTTCCCTGATTCCTCCAACCATGGAGTTAGAGTGAGTGGTGAGTAACATTGGGGAGAGACAACAGACAGCTTCATACTGTACGTCAGGATGCTGTGGTCTGGCCCCGGGCCAGCACTGCCCAGGGCCAAAGGGTTTGCGGATGGCAAAGTGTTGTCAGAAACTTGTTTTTCACCCTGTTGATGCTCTTTTttatacttgtgtgtttgtggcaggTGTGCTATTACAGTGAGCTCACTCAATCCCAGGATTTCCAGTAACTGAGACGCTGGTGGCAAACACTGGAGGTTGTTAtaaatgctgttgtttttgcaccGGCGtgttaaaacactaaaatgccCAAAGCTATAGCAGGATGTAGGGTCAGTGAGGCTAAAATGTGGTGAGAAGGATATGGAACAAAGgttgaacacatacacacacgcacgcacgcacgcacgcacgcacgcacgcacacacacacacacacacacacacacacacacacacacacacacacacacacacacacacacacacacacacacacacacacacacacacacacacacacacacacacacacttctacgTATACTATTTTAATACATTGAAATATGCTATATGCTGTGTTAGAGCTCTGTGACTCTTGGTGATAAAAATAGAACCTTCACATGGACTCCAAtctacacatttatttaaagtggcTATGGTTTGTTGGGAGAAAATCTTTCATAATGGTTACTAACTACTTCcatgtaattaataaattaatagtCTATGTGGCCTCTCGCACCACTGTCATAGGTTTATGGTATATATGACTAatgccagcagccagttagcttagcacaaagactggaaacagctggcACTGTCCAAAAGTAACAAAGCCAGCACTTTTAAAGCTCACTGATTAACACATTATATTCTGATTAAACCCAGGAAGACTAGACAAGAATAGGTTTGACAAATAACCAtatttgtgctaagctaactggctgctttGGTGTCCACATATGAGAGTCTCAACAAGCTcttggaaagaaagcaaatcaACAAATTTCCTAGATTACCTTTGGGCGCTCTGTACTGTTTGATTAGTTTGTGTTTGGCCTTCCTGAAATCACTGGGCTATGTTGGTCATAGTTACATATACAACTTCTATGTCTCCTCCTTTACATTTGAGGGATCACTTTTGGtggacatttaaagaaatgtttgagtAGAGAGTCAGATGTTAAATATGCCAGTGTTGCTTGGAATAATTCTGTACGaaatatgaagctagagccAGGAGACAGTTGAGCCTGAGCTGAGCTAAGGCTGGAAACAGCCAGCCTGGCATCCCAACACCTTAGCAATTACCAAAATACatcctttgtttgtttaatgcataaacacaaatgtgaaaaaatatgcTAAGATAAACAAATTTTGGCTCTAGTTTAACACTAGACAATGCATACATCTTCTcatataatttacatttatttaaacctaCAGTAGTAGCTTACTGAATACTTAACGGAACATATGCAAGTATTTTCTGTTAGGATTGTCCTCCTAATGACAAACTTCTTAAGTTGTTTTACGGAAGAAGACAATGGTAACAATGACAACCATGTGGTGGATAATTCTACTTAATTTAGTTTCTTCTAATTCCCCTGCTTGTCCTTACTTTCTTTACTTTACTTATGTTCTTTGGTGGAGTGCCTGATGCTAGTAGACTGACTGACAGGAAGGCTTTTTGTCAGGTGTAGATACTGAAAGGATTATCCCGTTAGAATAAGCATCTTGGTCCGTCATACGCAGGTCACTTACGCATTATTATGGATCCCCCGGCACCTTGTAGGCAAGTCCCGCCCTACAAAGCAGCCTGATTAGTTGGCGTTAGGCATTGACCtggagtggttaaggttaggacaGCCGActggataggacctgaacaaatcgtGTTCTGTTACATTGCAGACACCTCCCGGCCAATAGTGGTGTGTGAATGCAATTAAACGGCGGGTCTTGCCCAGAAATTGCCATAATAACGTGTCTCTAACCAATGTTCTGCCTTCCTATGTTATCAAAGTTCCCAAGAAACTgatatgttatatattaaacatgttatgtttaatatttgatctttacattgtaataaacattaaacacaatCTTTGTCGAAAATATAAATGTCAACCACCTAAAGCTGGATACTGACAGGTAAGATAAACAGATTTCCAAATTCTTAAATAAACCCACCCACGTCTCGTCATGCCCAGAGAGACACTTGGCTATTGTTGTCTGTGGTGAATGCACCAGACAAACAGGGCAGTTATGTGCTAAAGTGCAACCTCAGTGCGTTTTCTCCCATGGAACCAAAAAAGCCAAAGCAGGTATTCAGTGACGTGAAGTGTTTGTTTTGAGGTTGGCGCTCATTTCCCTCTCCCCTGTCTCTATTAAAGTAATTCCTCAGCTGTTGGTGAGCAACAGGGGGAAGTAGACTTGGACAAAAAGGaattgaaatgttgtttttcaaagtttgagCTAGAGCTTGTAGTTCCAGTTCCAAACCCAACCTCCACCGTGAACTTGCAAAATAAGAGACACGAAGGTCAAGCTTGCTGGTATTAATCAAAATTTCAATTAATAACTGAATGATAAGTACTAGATACTACATGGTTGTACAAACATAGAAGCCATTTAAATTGAAGTGTGGTAACCTTCAGCGTATGTGGTGTCTCAGACAAGAAGCTTTTCAAGCCTATGCACCACTGAGAAGAGACATTTTGGTTCTCATCTTGTTTAATTTCCCTTGTCCACAAAGGTCCCTTTACTGGAAGTTCCAGTAAATCACAACAAGGTGAAGGGACTTAACAGGTTGGGAAAAGACAGCATACTTTACATGGACACGGTAAGCTGCTTTGCTAACAAGAGGTGCAGTGTTTAAGTAGGACGTGGGCGTTTATTTTTGTGTGGTCagaccatttgtttttttcagtccaTGGTCAGAAAAGCCACTTATCAACCTATTCTCTGTCTGAATTGGTTGCGTTTATGGAAACATTACAGCTTTTCTTccgtttttttccaatttacaGAGAAGGTCAGAAGGCAGATCTTAGCACATGATATAGAGCAAGTCTACTGCATAATGATTATAAAGCAATTGAGAATATTTGAAATTGTTGCAGATTACTTTTCTGCCCATCGACTTACTGACTAATTCACTAATCGTCACTAaccacacaaacatatttaagagCCTGGGCGTGATATTCACTCTAATAAAACATTAGATCAAGGTGTGTTTACTAAGCTTTGGTAGAAACAATCCTGTGGTGTATTGTGGATCTGCTCTATAATTTAGGGAAACTCAGATTTCACTGAACAGCTGAGAAGTGTCTCCACTCAGTAAAGTGAGGCAGTAGGGGGCACTGTATGGCTTTGACAATGGGTTAAAAGCCTGAGAGgctctgctgctcctcctctttgTGCACCGCAGATAGTAGACATCCAACATAACCTTTTACTaccaaacaaccaaaaaaaaaaggagcataGTATGCTTTTCTGCCTGACAGCCTGTTACACTTGTGTCTGTATGGCAAGCagaagcagagagaaacagTGCACTCacagtgtaatgtgtgtgtgtgtgtgtgtgtgtgtgtgtgtgtgtgtgcgtgtgtgcgtgcgtaagtgcgtgtgcgtatgtgcgtgtgtgtgtgtgcgtgcacctcctctgtctctcagtcAATTGTAACACTAACTGTTCATGACAACTGGATTTTTAACTTCAAAGCCATGCATATCACTTTGAAGGGCTGTGAGTATTCCAACTACCCTCCCCTATCCGCATTCTGACCCCCATCCAAAATGCCCCAactccacgcacacacacacacacacacacacacacacacatacacatacacacacacacacaaacacaacttcaAAAACAGGCCATTTCCCGTTAGCTTATTAGGGTCTTAATTGACAACGCCTAACCTTCAAAGCACAAAGTCACTGGTTGAATTGCTAATGAGCAACAAGATAAATACTTGCCCCAAAAATCCGGTAGGAGACGGCATATGTTTTTGATAAGTTGGAACTTGTGAGTGACAATGACAATGTGAGAACTTGAATTGGAGTGTGCACTCACTAGAATGCCATGGAACTTTTCTCCCAAAGGCACATCTTGTggttgtttatttacagtagatCTCCGCTTGCTGGCAGCCAGGTGACAGTTACTTTCCCCGGCTttcacataaaaatatatttatgtatataataCCAGGTGTATGATAAAACCGTCCCATAAGCACAAACATCCCGCTAACAAGAAGACATTTCAGTGGCTGGAACCCATGAAGACATGACACTATACTTTGTTTACTTTACGCCATCTTTTGGAATTGTGTCATTTCTCACAAAGGATATGGTAAATGAGCATGACAAATTGTTTTCAACTAACCCATTGTGCTGGAGTTGATGACTAATGACTTGTGGGAATGGATCCTACTTGGCTCAACAAATCTCACCACGTACGAGGATGATGCAACATTGACGTTTTAGTAAGCAGTAATTATACCAGATCATCTTCACTCTTTGAGGCCTTTGAACCAGAATCAGATTTACCTCTGCCATGTGATTAGTGAGTTGGTGTTTGTACAGTATTAACCTGATAGAACAGTGC
It includes:
- the rbks gene encoding ribokinase — its product is MTEEAFDVMVVGSCMTDLVSQAPRLPKAGETIHGHKFFIGFGGKGANQCIQAAKLGAKTAMVCKVGKDFFGDNYIQNFKDHGVHTDFVGQTSDAATGAASIIVNDAGENAIVIVAGANMLLSSEELQKALPAISHAKVLVCQLEVSPQTSLQALRMAQENKVKTIFNPAPAIPDLDKDFYRASDVFCCNESEAELLTGSSVTDVEEAHAAGQELLKRGCGSVIITLGSQGCVVLKAQEPAAKKHVQTAAVTTVDTTGAGDSFIGALAFYMAHYPTMPLEEIARRANQVAGLSVQAVGTQTSYPFKKDLPAEMF